A window from Mya arenaria isolate MELC-2E11 chromosome 9, ASM2691426v1 encodes these proteins:
- the LOC128202683 gene encoding activating transcription factor 3-like isoform X1: MSNCTGFSRSTMQYKRQNSKINVYVTMEDNKHAQIVPSVVPTVVSCLFDNYDGFIDYSTKVNVGHCSTINASDIKTDARSVKSVGKYSHLDSIGAYGYSNTSFSSDIIVSDSDSDYVNDVSRRQLLENGLTPFIKEELKYSIQTKRLKEGKQELKVEFSPPPEDVLTPEEEERVEKRRVQNRMAARRFRDKQKDRAHTLQKECHRLQSIQTELRYELAQVRKERDELRQTLDQHMAVCPLQFPAHFHASTSNS; the protein is encoded by the exons ATGTCTAATTGTACAGGTTTTTCCAGATCAACCATGCAGTATAAACGGCAGAATTCCAAAATAAACGTTTACGTTACCATGGAGGACAATAAACACGCGCAAATTGTTCCGTCAGTGGTACCAACCGTTGTTAGCTGCTTATTTGACAATTATGATGGATTTATTGACTATTCAACGAAAGTGAATGTTGGACATTGTAGCACAATAAACGCAAGTGACATTAAAACTGATGCAAGGTCTGTGAAAAGTGTCGGGAAATACTCACATTTAGATTCTATTGGAGCATATGGATATTCAAATACAAGTTTTTCCTCTGACATCATTGTGTCAGATTCCGACAGTGATTACGTAAATGACGTCTCGCGACGCCAGCTTCTAGAAAACGGGTTGACGCCGTTTATAAAAGAGGAACTGAAATATTCCATTCAGACAAAACGGTTAAAAGAGGGAAAGCAGGAATTGAAAGTGGAATTTAGCCCCCCACCGGAAGATGTG CTTACACCGGAAGAGGAAGAGCGTGTAGAAAAACGGCGCGTGCAGAATAGAATGGCCGCGCGCCGCTTCCGGGACAAACAAAAAGACAGAGCCCACACTTTGCAGAag GAGTGTCATCGCCTACAAAGCATTCAGACGGAGTTAAGGTACGAACTGGCGCAGGTACGAAAGGAAAGGGACGAACTCCGCCAGACGCTTGATCAACACATGGCCGTCTGCCCGCTACAGTTTCCCGCGCATTTCCATGCGTCAACTTCGAATTCTTGA
- the LOC128202683 gene encoding activating transcription factor 3-like isoform X2, giving the protein MQYKRQNSKINVYVTMEDNKHAQIVPSVVPTVVSCLFDNYDGFIDYSTKVNVGHCSTINASDIKTDARSVKSVGKYSHLDSIGAYGYSNTSFSSDIIVSDSDSDYVNDVSRRQLLENGLTPFIKEELKYSIQTKRLKEGKQELKVEFSPPPEDVLTPEEEERVEKRRVQNRMAARRFRDKQKDRAHTLQKECHRLQSIQTELRYELAQVRKERDELRQTLDQHMAVCPLQFPAHFHASTSNS; this is encoded by the exons ATGCAGTATAAACGGCAGAATTCCAAAATAAACGTTTACGTTACCATGGAGGACAATAAACACGCGCAAATTGTTCCGTCAGTGGTACCAACCGTTGTTAGCTGCTTATTTGACAATTATGATGGATTTATTGACTATTCAACGAAAGTGAATGTTGGACATTGTAGCACAATAAACGCAAGTGACATTAAAACTGATGCAAGGTCTGTGAAAAGTGTCGGGAAATACTCACATTTAGATTCTATTGGAGCATATGGATATTCAAATACAAGTTTTTCCTCTGACATCATTGTGTCAGATTCCGACAGTGATTACGTAAATGACGTCTCGCGACGCCAGCTTCTAGAAAACGGGTTGACGCCGTTTATAAAAGAGGAACTGAAATATTCCATTCAGACAAAACGGTTAAAAGAGGGAAAGCAGGAATTGAAAGTGGAATTTAGCCCCCCACCGGAAGATGTG CTTACACCGGAAGAGGAAGAGCGTGTAGAAAAACGGCGCGTGCAGAATAGAATGGCCGCGCGCCGCTTCCGGGACAAACAAAAAGACAGAGCCCACACTTTGCAGAag GAGTGTCATCGCCTACAAAGCATTCAGACGGAGTTAAGGTACGAACTGGCGCAGGTACGAAAGGAAAGGGACGAACTCCGCCAGACGCTTGATCAACACATGGCCGTCTGCCCGCTACAGTTTCCCGCGCATTTCCATGCGTCAACTTCGAATTCTTGA
- the LOC128202684 gene encoding uncharacterized protein LOC128202684 isoform X2 yields the protein MLYKHQKSRIDCYTTMEEDKHAQVVPSVVPTVVSGLFDNSESDENTDYSTSDNVGQCSTINASDIRSDARSVNSVGKYSHLNSNGACGYTNTSYTSEVVVSDSGSDDVDDVTRRELLENGLTPFIKEELKYSIQTKRLKEGKQELKVEFSPPPDDVLTPEEEERVEKRRVQNRMAARRFRDKQKERAHTLQKVAPQCRVNAVVLSSHKI from the exons ATGCTGTATAAGCATCAGAAATCCAGAATAGACTGTTACACTACCATGGAGGAAGATAAACACGCGCAAGTTGTTCCGTCAGTGGTACCCACCGTTGTTAGCGGATTATTTGACAATTCGGAGTCAGATGAAAACACTGACTATTCAACGTCAGATAATGTTGGACAATGCAGCACAATAAACGCAAGTGACATTAGATCTGATGCAAGGTCTGTGAACAGTGTCGGGAAATACTCACATTTAAATTCTAATGGTGCATGTGgatatacaaatacaagttaTACCTCTGAAGTCGTTGTATCAGATTCCGGCAGTGATGACGTCGATGACGTCACACGACGTGAGCTTTTAGAAAACGGGTTGACGCCGTTTATAAAAGAGGAATTGAAATATTCCATTCAGACAAAACGGTTAAAAGAGGGAAAGCAGGAATTGAAAGTGGAATTTAGTCCCCCACCGGACGATGTG CTTACACCGGAAGAGGAAGAGCGTGTGGAAAAACGGCGCGTGCAGAACAGAATGGCCGCGCGCCGCTTCCGGGACAAACAGAAAGAAAGAGCCCACACTTTGCAGAAG gtggccccgcagtgccgggtgaatgcggtggttttgtcttcgcacaaaatatag
- the LOC128246436 gene encoding transcription factor kayak-like has product MQYKRQNSKINVYVTMDEQHTQVVPSVVPTVVSGLFDISESDENSDYSTSDNVGHCSTINATDIRSDASSVNSDGKYLNSNGACGYTNTSYNSDVILSDSNSEDADDVSRRQLQENGLTPFIKEELKYSIQTKRLKEGKQELKVTFSPPPEDVLTPEEEERVVKRRVQNRMAARRFRDKQKDRAHTLQKECHRLESIQTDLRYELSQVRKERDEFRQALDQHMAVCPLQFPAHFYASTSNS; this is encoded by the exons ATGCAGTACAAACGGCAGAATTCCAAAATAAACGTTTACGTTACAATGGATGAACAGCATACGCAGGTTGTTCCGTCAGTGGTACCCACCGTTGTTAGCggattatttgatatttcagaGTCAGATGAAAACAGTGACTATTCAACGTCAGATAATGTTGGACATTGCAGCACAATTAACGCAACTGACATTAGATCTGATGCAAGTTCTGTGAACAGTGACGGAAAATACTTAAATTCTAATGGTGCATGTGgatatacaaatacaagttaTAACTCTGACGTCATTTTGTCAGATTCGAACAGTGAGGACGCTGATGACGTCTCGCGACGCCAGCTTCAAGAAAACGGATTGACGCCGTTTATTAAAGAGGAACTGAAATATTCCATTCAGACAAAACGGTTAAAAGAGGGAAAGCAGGAATTGAAAGTGACATTTAGTCCCCCACCGGAAGATGTG CTTACACCAGAAGAGGAAGAGCGTGTGGTAAAACGGCGCGTGCAGAATAGAATGGCCGCGCGCCGCTTCCGGGACAAACAGAAAGACAGAGCCCACACTTTACAAAAG GAGTGTCATAGACTAGAAAGCATTCAGACAGATTTGAGGTACGAACTGTCGCAGGTACGAAAGGAAAGGGACGAATTCCGCCAGGCGCTTGATCAACACATGGCCGTCTGCCCGCTACAGTTTCCCGCGCATTTCTATGCGTCAACTTCGAACTCTTGA
- the LOC128202684 gene encoding protein c-Fos-like isoform X1 has product MLYKHQKSRIDCYTTMEEDKHAQVVPSVVPTVVSGLFDNSESDENTDYSTSDNVGQCSTINASDIRSDARSVNSVGKYSHLNSNGACGYTNTSYTSEVVVSDSGSDDVDDVTRRELLENGLTPFIKEELKYSIQTKRLKEGKQELKVEFSPPPDDVLTPEEEERVEKRRVQNRMAARRFRDKQKERAHTLQKECHRLQSIQTELRYELAQVRKERDEFRQALEQHMAACPLQFPARFHASTSNS; this is encoded by the exons ATGCTGTATAAGCATCAGAAATCCAGAATAGACTGTTACACTACCATGGAGGAAGATAAACACGCGCAAGTTGTTCCGTCAGTGGTACCCACCGTTGTTAGCGGATTATTTGACAATTCGGAGTCAGATGAAAACACTGACTATTCAACGTCAGATAATGTTGGACAATGCAGCACAATAAACGCAAGTGACATTAGATCTGATGCAAGGTCTGTGAACAGTGTCGGGAAATACTCACATTTAAATTCTAATGGTGCATGTGgatatacaaatacaagttaTACCTCTGAAGTCGTTGTATCAGATTCCGGCAGTGATGACGTCGATGACGTCACACGACGTGAGCTTTTAGAAAACGGGTTGACGCCGTTTATAAAAGAGGAATTGAAATATTCCATTCAGACAAAACGGTTAAAAGAGGGAAAGCAGGAATTGAAAGTGGAATTTAGTCCCCCACCGGACGATGTG CTTACACCGGAAGAGGAAGAGCGTGTGGAAAAACGGCGCGTGCAGAACAGAATGGCCGCGCGCCGCTTCCGGGACAAACAGAAAGAAAGAGCCCACACTTTGCAGAAG gAGTGTCATCGACTACAAAGCATTCAAACGGAGTTGAGGTACGAACTGGCGCAGGTACGAAAGGAAAGGGACGAATTCCGCCAGGCGCTTGAACAACACATGGCCGCTTGCCCGCTACAGTTTCCCGCGCGTTTCCATGCGTCAACTTCGAACTCTTGA